One Phaeobacter gallaeciensis DSM 26640 genomic window carries:
- a CDS encoding DUF7146 domain-containing protein: MSFPDDPRIAEAKLIPVQEVLNKLGIYGLTERSGEFFGPCPLCGSEGHDPKSGPCDRFNVNKHSKKFLCRQCGIKGGDQIALVREVTNASFADALSMLCGDLNVDLDPAEAERRRAIAERKAREDQARTNRWRQTRIDDARRFYDRGIDGWRGVVGAYLRARGLPLEEIPTPLKFLLDHPYVKKIGGDNIVLHRGPCMIAPIVDWQTGQVMAIHQTWVDINPPHGKARIVHQCEDYPCKLVCGSKQGNFIPLITPEGADTMVVGEGNETTLSAYLARPDDLKNAAFWCGVDLGNMAGKMLKVEGRRWSGEPDLNPDFDAFLPPPWVKRLIYIEDGDSNPTRTRAMMLCGLKRAQALRPGLRAELVPGVPGFDMNDVLNGKHKKKTEGQNDE; encoded by the coding sequence ATGAGCTTTCCCGATGATCCCCGTATTGCAGAGGCCAAGCTGATCCCCGTGCAAGAAGTTCTGAACAAGCTGGGTATCTATGGCTTGACGGAACGGTCGGGTGAGTTCTTTGGCCCGTGTCCTCTCTGTGGCTCGGAGGGGCACGACCCCAAGAGTGGGCCGTGCGACCGGTTCAATGTGAACAAGCACAGCAAGAAATTTCTGTGCCGACAATGCGGGATCAAGGGCGGTGATCAAATCGCCCTGGTGCGCGAAGTGACGAATGCCAGCTTTGCCGATGCACTGTCGATGCTTTGCGGTGATCTGAACGTGGATCTTGATCCGGCTGAGGCTGAGCGCCGTCGCGCGATTGCGGAGCGAAAGGCCAGAGAGGACCAGGCGCGCACCAATCGCTGGCGGCAAACGCGCATCGATGACGCGCGCCGGTTCTACGATCGCGGGATTGACGGTTGGCGGGGTGTTGTGGGGGCGTACTTGCGCGCGCGCGGTCTCCCCCTCGAAGAGATACCAACCCCGCTGAAATTCCTGCTGGACCACCCTTACGTCAAGAAAATCGGTGGGGATAACATCGTCCTGCACCGTGGCCCCTGCATGATCGCGCCTATTGTCGACTGGCAGACCGGTCAGGTGATGGCAATTCATCAGACGTGGGTTGATATCAATCCGCCACACGGCAAGGCCCGGATTGTTCATCAGTGCGAGGACTACCCATGTAAATTGGTCTGCGGGTCCAAACAGGGGAATTTCATCCCCCTGATTACGCCTGAGGGTGCCGATACAATGGTAGTGGGCGAGGGGAATGAGACGACCCTTAGCGCCTATCTGGCGCGGCCTGATGACCTCAAGAATGCCGCCTTCTGGTGCGGTGTCGACCTCGGCAACATGGCTGGAAAGATGCTGAAGGTAGAGGGGCGGCGGTGGTCAGGTGAGCCGGATTTGAACCCCGATTTTGATGCGTTCCTGCCGCCACCATGGGTGAAGCGGCTGATCTACATCGAGGACGGCGACAGCAACCCCACAAGAACGCGGGCGATGATGCTCTGCGGATTGAAACGTGCCCAGGCTTTGCGGCCTGGGCTTCGCG
- a CDS encoding DNA-methyltransferase — protein MTSAWVAKEVIGDCILYEGDMRAVLPELEEKADLCVTDAPYRLTSGGRGQTMGGKFHPDRYHNKGDLMQVLPWAKMPAPIFAALKEDADAYVMTNSKHVARSQIAFEAGGFKHHELLTWDKGAVTRQPFYLRCQEFTHYLWKGRARHIADGGAKTRFACAAPKNHWHPTAKPTSLMALYVLQSSNLGGLVLDPFAGSAATLIAALAFGRRAIGVELEPRFFDRACEAVHAAYADGFAQVRAAWDRDRLANNIRGLAHAA, from the coding sequence GGCATGGGTTGCAAAGGAAGTGATCGGCGACTGCATCCTGTATGAGGGCGATATGCGCGCGGTTCTCCCCGAATTGGAAGAGAAGGCCGATTTATGCGTGACCGATGCGCCCTACCGGCTGACGTCGGGTGGTCGAGGCCAGACCATGGGCGGCAAGTTTCACCCGGATCGATACCACAACAAGGGCGACCTGATGCAGGTGCTGCCCTGGGCAAAGATGCCGGCGCCGATTTTCGCTGCGCTGAAAGAGGATGCCGACGCCTATGTGATGACCAATTCGAAGCACGTCGCGCGGTCGCAGATCGCGTTTGAGGCGGGCGGGTTCAAGCACCATGAGCTGCTAACCTGGGACAAGGGGGCCGTTACCCGCCAGCCGTTCTATCTACGCTGTCAGGAATTCACGCATTACCTGTGGAAGGGCAGGGCGCGGCATATCGCCGATGGCGGAGCCAAGACGCGCTTTGCCTGCGCTGCCCCGAAAAACCACTGGCATCCGACCGCTAAGCCGACGTCGCTGATGGCGCTGTATGTGCTGCAATCCAGCAATCTGGGCGGTCTGGTGCTCGATCCCTTTGCGGGTAGTGCTGCCACGCTGATCGCCGCCCTGGCATTTGGCCGGCGCGCGATCGGGGTGGAGCTGGAACCGCGGTTCTTTGACCGCGCGTGCGAGGCCGTCCATGCGGCCTATGCGGATGGGTTCGCCCAGGTGCGCGCCGCGTGGGATCGGGACCGGCTGGCCAATAACATCCGGGGGCTGGCCCATGCCGCATGA